One region of Phycisphaerae bacterium genomic DNA includes:
- the plsY gene encoding glycerol-3-phosphate 1-O-acyltransferase PlsY — protein sequence MSGDTIAAVLCVAAAYLLGAIPFGLLVGLARGVDVRTRGSGNIGATNVGRTLGRKYGLLVFALDFLKSFIPVLVAGRCLLRPGAPWDPAVTGYQGYLLWMLVAAAGVLGHMFPVYLGFRGGKGVATSLGAMLAVYPHFTLPGLLAFALWAVVTKLSGIVAVGSVTAAVAFPIIFAVAARLCRDQWGTGERLWPLYVFAVVIAVLVVCRHRDNLRLLLGKAKPRDGISGGPAA from the coding sequence ATGTCGGGCGACACGATCGCTGCTGTCCTGTGCGTGGCGGCGGCATACCTGCTGGGGGCCATCCCGTTTGGCTTGCTGGTCGGCTTGGCCAGGGGCGTCGACGTACGCACGCGGGGGAGCGGCAATATCGGGGCGACCAACGTGGGCCGGACGCTGGGCCGCAAGTACGGGCTGCTGGTCTTTGCCCTCGACTTCCTGAAGAGCTTCATCCCGGTACTGGTGGCCGGCCGGTGTCTCCTCAGACCCGGCGCGCCCTGGGATCCGGCCGTCACCGGGTACCAGGGTTACCTGCTGTGGATGTTGGTGGCCGCCGCCGGCGTTCTGGGCCACATGTTCCCCGTCTACCTCGGCTTCAGAGGAGGCAAGGGCGTCGCTACCTCCCTCGGAGCCATGCTCGCCGTTTACCCACACTTCACCCTCCCCGGCTTGCTGGCGTTTGCCCTGTGGGCGGTCGTGACCAAGCTCTCGGGCATCGTGGCCGTCGGGTCCGTGACAGCAGCGGTCGCATTTCCGATAATATTCGCAGTCGCGGCTCGCCTCTGTCGCGACCAGTGGGGCACCGGCGAACGACTGTGGCCCCTCTACGTCTTTGCCGTCGTCATCGCAGTGTTGGTGGTCTGCCGTCACCGCGATAACCTGAGGCTGTTGCTCGGCAAGGCCAAACCGCGGGACGGTATTTCAGGCGGCCCCGCGGCCTGA
- a CDS encoding efflux RND transporter periplasmic adaptor subunit: MTNKRNGSSLRTSLLGVGMLVAVVAIMLWLVGVFRPKIGQDAAPPVGGRSIDGMVLVDVVGVRVPVHETAVGTVKAVHEAAVASKLLAKVVAVHVKAGQAVTKDEVLVELDSTDLKARRDQAKAAVDSARANRDQAKVEYDRTQSLSRQGAAAPLEVDKASNTFKGAEADLQRAEQALREAEAIVGYATVHSPLTGVVVDKKVEVGDTVQPGQVLATLYDPTRMQLVARVRESLAQRLEVGRTIPVQIDALDLDCHGQISEIVPEAESASRTFSVKVTGPCPPGVYAGMFGRLIIPLDEVEMLVVPQAAVRRIGQLDVVDVVEGGVLVRRSVQLGRSFKPTGDEPAKVQVLSGLEVGERVAVAGHGSAASQRGD, encoded by the coding sequence ATGACCAACAAGCGGAACGGATCATCGCTTCGTACAAGCCTTCTCGGCGTGGGCATGCTGGTCGCGGTGGTCGCGATCATGCTCTGGCTGGTTGGAGTGTTCAGACCGAAGATTGGCCAGGATGCCGCCCCCCCCGTTGGCGGGCGGTCGATCGACGGCATGGTCCTGGTTGACGTGGTTGGGGTGCGTGTCCCGGTGCACGAGACCGCGGTCGGCACGGTCAAGGCCGTGCACGAGGCCGCGGTGGCGTCGAAGCTCCTGGCCAAGGTCGTGGCCGTCCATGTCAAGGCCGGACAGGCGGTCACCAAGGACGAGGTGCTGGTCGAACTGGACAGTACGGACTTGAAAGCTCGCCGAGACCAGGCGAAGGCGGCCGTCGATTCGGCCCGGGCGAATCGGGACCAAGCCAAGGTCGAGTATGACCGCACCCAAAGCCTGAGCAGGCAGGGGGCAGCCGCGCCTCTTGAAGTGGACAAGGCCAGTAACACCTTCAAGGGAGCAGAGGCGGATCTGCAGCGGGCCGAGCAGGCACTCAGAGAGGCGGAGGCCATCGTCGGCTACGCGACGGTTCATTCGCCGCTGACCGGCGTGGTCGTCGACAAGAAGGTGGAGGTTGGCGATACCGTGCAGCCGGGGCAGGTGCTGGCCACGCTCTACGATCCGACGCGCATGCAGTTGGTTGCCCGGGTTCGCGAGTCGCTGGCCCAGCGGCTCGAGGTTGGCAGGACCATTCCGGTTCAGATTGATGCGTTGGATCTCGATTGCCACGGCCAGATCAGCGAGATTGTGCCGGAGGCGGAATCGGCCAGCCGGACGTTCTCGGTCAAAGTGACCGGTCCGTGCCCACCGGGCGTATACGCGGGGATGTTTGGGCGGCTGATCATCCCGCTGGATGAGGTGGAGATGCTGGTGGTTCCTCAGGCTGCGGTGCGACGGATCGGGCAGCTGGATGTGGTCGATGTGGTTGAGGGCGGCGTGCTGGTGCGGCGGTCCGTGCAACTGGGTCGGAGCTTCAAGCCGACGGGTGATGAGCCGGCGAAGGTCCAGGTTCTTTCGGGCCTCGAGGTTGGCGAGCGGGTTGCGGTCGCGGGCCATGGCTCCGCCGCCAGTCAAAGGGGGGATTGA
- a CDS encoding peptidyl-prolyl cis-trans isomerase, whose product MMTKLMTARRAALVGVAFGASVSVAAMPTAATSSPSGSAPATAPATQPESEIILFRVGDKAVVTQEDFTAAVQLLRPEQYDAQAMSIVRRLLEQRLFELYLADHPELIPPAKLEAEIERRMKNAKIATLDEVKKRFAEKGFSFEAYREDLRIKLARAELIRQGNTIGEDTAALKKVYDHHPTDFDGTTVDTRQIMLVVAPTDTPAVRAEKKSRLVKMREDILAGKRTWDQCVSESDFRNPNGSLGAFTRHGMVHEMIAKAAFALEVGQFSDIIETPLGYHLLHVTARKPGNRPFEEQQIQRNMRVYFSGAKYQEAIAESFLKYPVVGVQPPRRPAKVGSAIKPSAPSFVDLERMLSTRPAATRPAGATTRGAAIQPARPGATLRPATRPAMRPAAKTATAPAPKPAVPAKPPAR is encoded by the coding sequence ATGATGACCAAACTCATGACAGCTCGTCGGGCAGCGCTGGTGGGAGTGGCTTTCGGGGCGTCTGTTTCAGTGGCCGCGATGCCGACCGCGGCGACCTCGTCTCCCTCGGGAAGTGCGCCCGCCACGGCGCCCGCCACCCAACCTGAATCCGAGATCATCCTCTTTCGGGTGGGCGACAAGGCAGTCGTTACCCAGGAGGACTTCACCGCCGCCGTCCAGCTCCTCAGGCCCGAGCAGTACGATGCCCAGGCGATGTCCATCGTCCGTCGTCTCCTGGAGCAGAGGCTGTTCGAGCTCTATCTGGCCGACCATCCCGAACTGATCCCGCCCGCCAAGCTCGAAGCCGAGATTGAGCGGCGAATGAAAAACGCCAAGATCGCCACCCTCGATGAGGTCAAGAAGCGCTTTGCCGAGAAGGGATTCTCCTTCGAAGCCTACCGCGAGGACTTGCGGATCAAACTGGCCCGCGCCGAGCTCATCCGCCAGGGCAACACCATCGGCGAGGATACCGCGGCCCTCAAGAAGGTCTATGATCATCATCCCACCGACTTCGACGGCACGACCGTGGATACGCGCCAGATCATGCTCGTCGTTGCCCCCACCGACACCCCCGCGGTCCGGGCCGAGAAAAAGTCCCGGCTCGTCAAGATGCGCGAAGACATCCTGGCCGGCAAACGTACCTGGGATCAGTGCGTGTCGGAGAGCGACTTCAGAAACCCGAACGGCAGCCTGGGAGCCTTCACCCGGCACGGAATGGTACACGAGATGATCGCCAAGGCCGCCTTCGCCCTCGAGGTCGGTCAGTTCAGCGATATCATCGAGACGCCACTGGGTTACCACCTCCTGCACGTGACCGCCCGCAAGCCGGGCAATCGGCCGTTCGAGGAGCAACAGATCCAACGCAACATGCGGGTGTATTTCTCAGGCGCCAAGTACCAGGAGGCGATTGCCGAGAGCTTCCTGAAGTACCCCGTGGTGGGCGTCCAGCCGCCGCGCAGGCCCGCCAAGGTGGGTTCCGCCATCAAGCCGTCGGCACCTTCCTTCGTCGACTTGGAGCGGATGCTCTCCACCCGGCCGGCAGCCACGCGCCCGGCAGGAGCAACCACGCGCGGGGCCGCCATTCAGCCGGCTAGGCCCGGCGCAACGCTCAGGCCTGCGACGAGACCGGCAATGAGACCGGCCGCGAAAACGGCCACCGCGCCCGCGCCGAAGCCCGCAGTGCCCGCCAAACCCCCGGCTAGGTAG
- a CDS encoding class I SAM-dependent methyltransferase produces MADTRKDSVFEERSDLYDALIDWPKRLAYEAPFYRRWFGHVGARRVLDAACGTGRHAALFHSWGLEVEGADLSAGMVEYCRRTHGQPTGLSWTVRSFAERGPVGRFDVAVCAGNSLPLANDREVMERAVAALIASVRPGGICIIHVLNLWRFADGPTTWQKSKRVRDDHGDRILLKGFHRVGTRAFIDFAELRLEPGGRMVSRFDVSSFVGLEAEDLAAMVDRSGASPLHRFGSYEETCYQRETSPDLILVAESRG; encoded by the coding sequence ATGGCCGATACCCGGAAGGACAGCGTGTTTGAAGAGCGCAGCGACCTGTATGACGCGCTGATCGACTGGCCCAAGCGGTTGGCATATGAGGCCCCCTTCTACCGGCGATGGTTTGGACATGTCGGAGCCAGGCGGGTGCTGGATGCGGCCTGCGGGACCGGCAGACATGCGGCCCTGTTCCATTCTTGGGGGCTGGAGGTGGAGGGGGCTGATCTGAGCGCGGGTATGGTCGAGTACTGCCGCCGGACTCACGGCCAGCCGACCGGGCTGAGCTGGACGGTGCGGTCATTTGCCGAGCGCGGCCCGGTCGGTCGTTTCGACGTTGCGGTCTGCGCCGGCAACTCGCTGCCCCTGGCCAACGACCGAGAGGTGATGGAACGAGCGGTGGCCGCCCTGATCGCGTCCGTCCGACCGGGGGGGATCTGCATCATCCACGTGCTCAACCTCTGGAGGTTTGCCGACGGGCCGACGACATGGCAGAAGTCGAAGCGTGTCCGGGACGATCACGGGGATCGCATCCTGCTGAAGGGCTTTCATCGCGTGGGGACACGAGCGTTCATCGACTTCGCCGAGTTGCGACTCGAACCTGGCGGCCGGATGGTCAGCCGGTTCGACGTCTCGAGCTTTGTCGGGCTGGAAGCCGAGGACCTGGCGGCCATGGTGGATCGATCGGGTGCTTCGCCGCTGCACCGGTTTGGCAGTTACGAAGAGACCTGCTACCAGCGGGAGACGAGCCCCGACCTGATTCTCGTGGCGGAAAGTCGGGGCTAG
- a CDS encoding efflux RND transporter permease subunit → MLILLATITGVAALLITPREEDPQIVVPLADVYVHCPGYAAEDIEQLVATPLEKLLFHIDGVEYVYSMSKEGIAIITVRYYVGEDRERSLVKLHKKIDENLDAVPPGVTGWIIKPVEIDDVPIVTLTLTGTRTRSHMLRRVAEEMVVRLAAVEGVSRAYVVGGEPRVVSVRFDPDRLQAYNVSPLEVRQGLQFANVSVSAGEFALNDQVVRVDAGKAFSTAGELEGLVVGVSGDRPVYLKDVAAIEDGPAEVTSYVRHGWGTARAFESDHDQPGTLVGVTEGTTQVERTSAPAVTIALAKKKGTNAVQVARAVLAASERLRQEVVPDGIDVVITRNAGLTSNEKVNELVEALGVAILFVLAVLTLGLGWREALIVAMAVPVVFGLTLLVNLVVGFTINRVTLFALILSLGLLVDDPIVDVENIARHFGLRRRATRHIVLEAVAEIRPPLITATLAVIVSFLPMSFITGMMGPYMRPMALNVPVAMAMSMLVAFTITPWLTYHLLRRKYSARGVEAVHHVDADDPEVVKRTFLYRLFYPLMAPLLRSRGAAWAFLLVIGILTVVAAGLAATRHVPLKMLPFDNKNELLLVLNFDKGTTLERTDATVRRMEAFLSGVPEVTDYVSYVGLASPMDFNGLVRHYYLRQGNDVAEIRVNLVGKKSRPQKSHAVGLRIRKELTRIAADGRARLSIVETPPGPPVIASIVAEIYGRPDHGYGDLVDAAKTVRARMAAEPGVVDIDDSDEASSLKLVFDTDKEKAAINGVSVEDIAATVRMGLAGEYVGTVRVPGERNPLQIELRLPRALRSSDLDLSRLNVIGRRGNLVPLAELGQWREARADKTIYHKNLQRVAYVFAETAGRPPADCVVDMQADLLKDGPGQGQEAMDTGPARRNEAGSGWVAGSSARPVDGRTFFTNGSGIAWSLPRGIRVDFAGEGEWKITLDVFRDLGLAFGAALVGIYILLVGQTRSFVIPVVVMMAIPLTVLGIMPGFWLLNVLTGGQVGGYADSVFFTATGMIGMIALAGIVTRDSIILVDFIHLSLARGRSLFDAIMESRVVRLRPILLTTATAMLSALPIAIDPIFSGLAWALIFGLLASTVFTLFVIPVTYWLVYERRPGHGLPISEED, encoded by the coding sequence ATGCTCATTCTGCTGGCCACGATCACTGGCGTGGCCGCCTTGCTGATCACGCCGCGGGAGGAGGACCCGCAGATCGTCGTTCCGCTGGCGGACGTGTACGTCCACTGCCCCGGGTACGCGGCCGAGGACATCGAGCAGCTTGTCGCCACACCGCTGGAGAAGCTGCTCTTCCACATTGACGGCGTGGAATACGTCTACTCCATGTCCAAGGAAGGAATAGCGATCATCACCGTTCGCTACTATGTCGGCGAGGACCGCGAACGGAGCCTGGTCAAGCTGCACAAGAAGATCGACGAGAACCTCGACGCTGTCCCGCCGGGCGTCACCGGCTGGATCATCAAGCCGGTTGAGATCGACGACGTGCCGATCGTGACGTTGACGCTGACGGGGACCCGGACCCGGTCGCACATGCTCCGGCGTGTGGCCGAGGAAATGGTCGTGCGTCTGGCTGCGGTCGAAGGTGTCTCCCGGGCCTACGTCGTGGGAGGTGAGCCGCGGGTCGTCAGCGTGCGATTCGATCCCGATCGTCTACAGGCCTACAACGTGTCGCCGCTTGAGGTGCGGCAAGGGCTGCAGTTCGCCAACGTGAGCGTATCGGCGGGCGAGTTCGCGCTGAACGATCAGGTGGTCAGAGTGGACGCGGGCAAGGCGTTTTCCACTGCGGGGGAGCTTGAGGGACTCGTGGTGGGCGTCTCCGGCGACCGGCCGGTGTACCTGAAGGACGTGGCTGCGATTGAGGATGGTCCGGCCGAGGTCACCAGTTACGTTCGGCACGGCTGGGGTACCGCCCGGGCCTTCGAGTCTGACCATGACCAGCCGGGCACGCTGGTCGGTGTTACCGAGGGCACGACCCAAGTTGAACGCACTTCGGCGCCGGCCGTCACCATCGCCCTGGCCAAGAAGAAGGGAACCAACGCGGTCCAGGTGGCCCGGGCGGTGCTCGCGGCGAGTGAACGGCTGAGACAGGAGGTCGTGCCCGACGGCATCGATGTAGTCATCACCCGGAATGCGGGGCTGACCTCGAACGAGAAAGTCAACGAGTTGGTCGAAGCTCTAGGTGTAGCCATTCTGTTTGTTCTGGCGGTCCTGACACTGGGTCTCGGCTGGCGTGAGGCGTTGATTGTAGCCATGGCCGTGCCGGTTGTTTTTGGGCTGACCCTGCTGGTCAACCTGGTGGTCGGGTTCACCATCAACCGCGTGACGCTGTTTGCGTTGATTCTGTCGCTAGGCCTGCTGGTCGATGACCCGATCGTGGACGTGGAGAACATTGCCCGGCATTTCGGGCTGCGGCGTCGCGCGACCCGGCATATCGTCCTCGAGGCCGTGGCCGAGATCCGCCCTCCGCTGATCACCGCGACGCTGGCGGTGATTGTGTCCTTCCTGCCGATGTCGTTCATTACCGGGATGATGGGGCCGTACATGCGTCCCATGGCCCTGAACGTCCCGGTGGCCATGGCCATGTCCATGCTGGTGGCGTTCACCATCACGCCCTGGCTGACGTATCACCTTTTGCGGCGCAAGTACTCGGCACGTGGTGTGGAGGCCGTTCATCACGTTGACGCGGACGACCCTGAAGTCGTGAAGAGGACTTTTCTGTACCGTCTGTTTTACCCGCTGATGGCTCCATTGCTCCGCTCCCGAGGAGCCGCGTGGGCCTTTCTGCTGGTCATTGGCATTTTGACGGTGGTGGCCGCGGGACTAGCCGCCACCCGGCATGTTCCGCTGAAGATGCTGCCGTTCGACAACAAGAACGAGCTGCTACTGGTTCTCAATTTCGACAAGGGCACCACGCTCGAGCGGACCGACGCCACGGTGCGGCGGATGGAGGCGTTTCTGAGCGGTGTGCCGGAAGTCACGGACTATGTTTCCTACGTGGGGCTGGCCTCGCCGATGGACTTCAACGGGCTGGTCCGCCACTACTACCTCCGCCAGGGCAACGACGTGGCCGAGATCCGGGTGAATCTGGTGGGCAAGAAGAGCCGCCCGCAGAAGAGCCACGCGGTGGGTCTGCGTATCCGCAAGGAACTGACCCGGATTGCGGCCGACGGCCGCGCCCGGCTCAGCATCGTGGAGACGCCGCCCGGTCCGCCGGTCATTGCCTCGATCGTGGCGGAGATCTACGGTCGGCCCGACCATGGGTACGGGGATCTGGTGGATGCCGCCAAGACGGTGCGGGCCCGGATGGCCGCCGAGCCGGGGGTTGTCGATATCGACGACAGCGATGAAGCGAGCAGCCTGAAGCTGGTGTTTGATACCGACAAGGAGAAGGCGGCGATCAACGGCGTCTCGGTCGAGGACATTGCCGCGACGGTTCGGATGGGGCTAGCTGGCGAGTATGTCGGGACGGTTCGCGTTCCTGGCGAGCGGAACCCGTTGCAGATTGAGCTGCGTCTTCCGCGAGCGCTGCGTTCCAGCGATCTTGATCTGTCCCGACTGAACGTCATCGGTCGCCGCGGGAACCTGGTTCCGCTGGCGGAACTGGGACAGTGGCGTGAGGCCCGGGCCGACAAGACCATCTACCACAAGAACCTCCAGCGGGTGGCGTACGTTTTCGCCGAGACTGCCGGACGCCCGCCGGCCGACTGCGTGGTGGACATGCAGGCGGATCTGCTCAAGGACGGCCCGGGGCAGGGGCAAGAGGCGATGGACACCGGCCCGGCACGGAGGAACGAGGCGGGCAGTGGATGGGTGGCCGGATCGAGCGCCAGGCCGGTCGACGGGCGGACCTTCTTCACCAACGGGAGCGGGATCGCATGGTCACTGCCGCGTGGCATCCGTGTCGATTTCGCCGGCGAGGGCGAATGGAAGATCACGCTGGATGTCTTCCGCGACCTAGGCCTGGCCTTCGGAGCGGCGCTGGTCGGCATTTACATCCTGCTGGTCGGACAGACCCGGTCGTTTGTCATTCCCGTGGTGGTCATGATGGCCATTCCGTTGACCGTGCTCGGGATCATGCCCGGCTTCTGGCTGCTGAACGTTTTGACCGGGGGGCAAGTCGGAGGGTACGCCGATTCGGTCTTCTTCACCGCGACCGGTATGATCGGCATGATAGCCCTGGCAGGTATCGTCACGCGCGACTCGATCATTCTCGTGGATTTCATTCATCTGTCTCTGGCCCGCGGGCGTTCGCTGTTCGATGCAATCATGGAAAGCCGCGTCGTGCGTCTCCGCCCCATCCTGCTGACGACGGCCACCGCCATGCTGTCCGCCCTGCCGATCGCGATCGACCCCATCTTCTCCGGGCTTGCGTGGGCCTTGATCTTCGGCCTGCTCGCTTCGACGGTGTTCACCCTGTTCGTGATCCCGGTCACCTACTGGCTGGTCTACGAACGAAGGCCCGGACATGGACTGCCGATCTCCGAGGAGGATTGA
- a CDS encoding glycosyltransferase family 4 protein, whose protein sequence is MRVALIIERIETWRGGAETSTLQFAQHLAELGAEVHILTTTHAPSTPDLTVVPIRALHRLRGSRAIAFAHRVSQTVREGSFDIVHSIMPCAVADIYQPRGGTVPEMLERNLAIRSAPLARGLKRAGQCLNLKYRAIARMERQLLTRRPPPWVIAISRYVSDQLHRHYGFDRARVREIFNGVDGDETPLPVRAEHRAELRRQFHLADNELMLLCVAHNFKLKGVDRLIEAVARIESQGGVGGTLGRRRLRTLVVGRDNPRGAAQLAQRLGVADRITFAGSTQRIQAFFHAADVLVHPTFYDPCSRVVLEALASGLPVITTRFNGAAERVTDGREGYVIDSPMDVAALAGAIMRLADDDHRRACAAAAPRVVEDVTMRAHAQKVYELYKEVKDGHDLRQGGYR, encoded by the coding sequence ATGAGAGTCGCACTGATCATCGAGCGAATCGAGACCTGGCGAGGGGGAGCCGAGACGTCCACGCTCCAGTTTGCACAGCATCTGGCCGAATTGGGCGCCGAGGTGCACATTCTGACCACCACGCACGCACCCTCGACTCCCGATCTGACCGTCGTTCCGATTCGTGCATTGCATCGCCTGCGCGGGTCCAGAGCCATCGCATTTGCCCACCGCGTCAGCCAGACGGTTCGCGAAGGCAGTTTCGATATTGTCCACAGCATCATGCCCTGTGCGGTCGCGGACATCTATCAACCCCGAGGCGGGACGGTCCCGGAGATGCTGGAGCGTAACCTGGCCATCCGCTCTGCCCCCCTGGCGCGGGGACTAAAAAGGGCGGGGCAGTGCCTGAACCTCAAGTATCGGGCGATCGCGCGCATGGAGCGGCAACTCCTGACCCGTCGACCACCTCCATGGGTCATCGCGATCTCTCGTTATGTCTCGGATCAGCTTCACCGCCACTACGGCTTCGATCGCGCGCGGGTCCGTGAGATCTTCAACGGCGTGGATGGGGACGAGACACCCCTGCCGGTTCGTGCCGAGCATCGGGCGGAACTCCGCCGGCAATTCCACTTGGCGGACAACGAGCTGATGCTGCTGTGCGTGGCCCACAACTTCAAGCTCAAGGGCGTGGACCGGTTGATCGAAGCGGTGGCCCGGATCGAGTCGCAGGGCGGCGTGGGTGGAACATTGGGCAGACGGCGGCTGCGGACCCTGGTGGTGGGCCGTGACAATCCGCGCGGGGCGGCCCAGCTGGCTCAGCGCCTGGGGGTGGCCGATCGAATCACCTTCGCCGGTTCCACCCAACGGATACAGGCTTTCTTCCACGCCGCCGACGTCCTCGTGCATCCCACGTTCTATGATCCCTGCAGCCGCGTCGTCCTGGAGGCCCTGGCCTCGGGTTTGCCGGTCATCACCACGCGTTTCAACGGGGCAGCCGAGCGGGTGACCGACGGCCGAGAGGGCTATGTGATCGACTCGCCCATGGATGTCGCCGCCCTGGCGGGGGCCATCATGCGGCTCGCCGATGACGACCACCGCCGGGCTTGCGCCGCCGCCGCCCCGCGGGTCGTCGAGGACGTGACCATGCGAGCTCATGCCCAAAAGGTCTACGAGCTCTATAAGGAGGTTAAAGATGGTCACGATTTGAGGCAAGGAGGTTACCGCTGA